The Cellulomonas flavigena DSM 20109 DNA segment CCTGGACCGACGCCTCCACGCTGCTCGTGGTCCGGGTGCTGCGCGTGGCGGCCGGGCTGGTGACGGTGCTCGGTCCGGTGTCCTCGGTGGACGCAGGCTCCGGCTCGACGACCGGTTCCGCGGGCTCGGGGTCGGGCTCGGGCTCGGGGTCGGGCTCGGTCGACGGCTCACCCGGATCGGGCGTCACGACGGGGTCGGGTGTCTGCCCCGGGTCCGGCGTCGCCCCCGGGTCGGGCGTCGCTCCGGGGTCCGGCGTCGGTGCGGGGTCGGGCGTCGGTGCGGGGTCGGGCGTCGGTGCGGGGTCAGGCGTCCCGCCCGTGTCGGGCGTGGCGGGCGCGTCCAGGGGGTCCGCGGAGCCGTCGGGCTCCGCCGTCGCGAACGGGGCGGTCCCGGCCGCCGCCGGCCCGACGGGGACGTGGGCGTCGAGGGCCGTGAGGACCTCCGCGGCCGGGCTGTCGAGCCCCGGCACCCCGACGCCGGGCGACCCGTCCTCGTCCGTCGCGGCGTGGGCACCGCTGCCCAGCGCGACCTGCAGGAGGACGAGGAGCAGACCGCCGAGCAGCGCGACGAGGGCGCGGCGGAGCCACGTCTCTGCTCGCCCCGACTGCTGCGCGTGCATCCCCGGATCCTCCCCCGGTGCGCGTCTGCCGTAGACGCGCATGGCCTCAGTATGCGGCCTCAACCACCGCAAGGCTCACTATTCGGCACATCTGGTGGGATTCGACCGCCCACGTCGACACGTGCGCAACCCGCGACCCCGTCGGATCGCGGCACCGGGCGTGGGCGAGCGGCGCGCCGCGGCAGCAGGGGGTGCCGACGCCCCGCGCAGGGCCCCGACAGACCCCGCGCGGGGCAGTGGTCGACCCGACCCGCCGCCTCGCAGCCGCGACGTGTCAGGGGCTGCTGAGCACCGCGTCGACGACCACGATGAGGAAGGCGCCCGTCGAGGCCAGGAAGGCCCGCAGCGCCCAGACCAGCGTCCGTGAGTGCACCCGCACGACGACGCTCCCTTCCGCGCGTCTCCGTTGACCCGCTGCGCCGACCGTACGGCCCAGGACCACCGATCGCAGCACCGGGCGGGGTGAAGTCGCACGTCAGCGACCGTTTCGCCCCGTTCGCGGCAGTCCGCGGTCACCCGTTCGCACCGCGGTCAGGGGCGTGTCGTGAACGTCTGCACCGGGCCCTCCACCTGCCCGAGGGAGCTGTGCGCCACCACGCGGAACCGGTACGCCGTGCCGGGGGCCAGGTCCGTCAGCGCCACCTGCGCGGCACGCTCGTACGTGGCGGAGCCGAGGTCGAGGGTGGCCGTGCGGGCCCCCGGCAGCGTGGTCCCGTGCTCGACCCACGCGACCGTCCCGACGCCGTGGGGGTGCACGCGCAGCTCGACGCGCGCCCCCGTGCGCGTCACGCTCGTCGCCGGCAGCGGACGCACCGTCGGCGGGCCGGGCGTGTGGAACCAGCCCGCCCGGGTGGTCTCCGCCTCGGTGACGGCCGTGACGTCCCACGTGTAGCGCGTCCCGGGCCGCAGACCCTCGACGGCGGCGTCGACCTGCTGCGTGCCGTGGCGCGCCACGAGCGGCACGAGGTGCACCCCCTCCGTGCCCGCCTCGCTGCGCCATGCGAAGCGCGCGCCACCGACCGGTCCGCCGGTGTCGACCCACGCCCGCAGGCCCACGGATGTCGACGTCAGGCCGTGCGCCAGCGTGCCGACGACGCGAGGTGCCGCGGCGACGCGCACGGTCGCACGGTCGACGGCGGTGGCCCCCGTGGCGTCCGTGACGGTGAGGGTCGCGGTCCAGGTGCCGGGCGCGTACCCGTGCCGGACGGGCTCGGCAGGGTGGCCGACGCCCGCGGACGTCGTCCCGTCGCCGTGGTCGAGGGTCCACGCGGCCACGCCGGTGCCCGGCGCCGCCCCCGTACCCGTGCTCGCGGCGAGGTCGAAGGTCACCGGGGACGTCGAGGGCACCGCGGCGCGCGGCGCGGACAGCCACGCGCTCGGCCGCGCGCGCACGTCCCGCGCGGCCTCGCGGAACGCGGCGGTCGCCGCGGGCGACGGGGCGAGCCGCCAGTCGCACGTCCCCACGGTGTCGAAGTACACCGCGGCCTCGAGCTGGGGCCACGACCTCAGGTACGCGAACGCCTCGCGCAGCCAGCGGGCGCGCCGCCCGGGGTCCGCGGCGTCCTCGACCGAACCCCACTCGGGCAGCACCGCCGGCTTGCCGTGCACGGCGGCGAACTCCCGCAGGCCCTGGGTGGCCGTCGCCAGCGACCGCCACTCCGGCGGCACGCTCGTGCGGCAGGCCGCCCAGTTGTACACGTCGGCCCCGATGCGGTCGACGACGTCGTCACCGGGGTAGAAGCCGCCCCCACCGGGGTCGCTGCGCGGGCGGCTCACCGCCACGGGCGAGGTGACCCAGGTCCACAGCGCGTTCGTCACGCCCTCCGAGCGCATCACCTGCACCCAGTGGCGCCACGCGGCGACGAACTGCGCGGCCGTGCCGTACGACGGGGACGCGATGTCGGCCTCGTGGTGCAGCGTCAGGTACACCACGGGTCCGAGCGCCGCGGCCTGCGCGGCGTGCGTGCGGATCTGCTCGTCCACCTCGCCCGCCGCGATCTGCCCCCACGTGAGGCGACGACCGTCCAGGTGCTGCGGCAGCACCGACACCAGGGGGATGCGCCCGCGGGCCACGGCGCCCGCCACCGCGGGGGCGTCGAGCGGGTCGTCCCAGCGCAGGAAGACACGCTGCACGTCGAGCCGCCGGCCGAGCGCCTCCTCGTAGGCCGCGGCTGCCTCCGCGGTCGTCGCGTACGGCTCGCGCGGCACGAAGGCACCGACGAGCGGCTGGTCCTCCGCCGCGCGTGGCGTGGCGGGGGGCGCGGAGGGAGAGGCGTCGGGTGTCGCACCGGGTGCGGTCGTGGCGAGCAGGGCGACGACGAGCCCGGGGCCGACCACGGCCGCGCGCACCCGGCGCCAGGCCCGGTGCCGGCCGGACGGACGGTGCCACGACATGCTGCCCCCCGCGGGCGCCCCTGCGCCGGGTGGTGCTCCGGCCCGCCCGGCGACCGGCACCCCGGTCCGTCCATGGTCGCCCGGCACCCCGTGGTGCGCGCGGTGCGGGAGTGCGCTGCGCGACGACGGCGGGCGCCGGCCGTGGCCGGGCACCCGCCGTCGTGGGGCCGTCGAGCCGTCAGAAGCCCTGCGCGACCCGGTAGTAGACCTGGTTCCAGCGCACCTGGTCGGCGAAGCCGCGGCGCGTGGTGGACTCGTCGATCACGAGCAGCTCGGTGCGGGCCAGCTCGGCGAAGATCTCCCACGCCTCGATACCCACGGCCGTGGTCAGCACCGTGTGGTGCGCACCGCCGGCGGTGAGCCAGCACTCGGACGACGTCGTGAAGTCCGGGCGCGGCTCCCACACGGCGCGTGCGACGGGCAGGTGCGGCAGGTCGGCCGTCGGCGGGACGACGTCCACCACGTTGGCCGTGAGGCGGAACCGCTCGCGCATGTCGGCCAGCGAGACGACGACGCCCGGGCCGGCGTCGGTGTCGAACACCATGCGGACCGGGTCCTCCTTGCCGCCGATGCCCAGCGGGTGGATCTCCACGCGGGGCTTCGACGTCGTGAGGGTCGGGCAGATCTCCAGCATGTGCGCGCCGAGGATCTTCTCCGCGCCGGGGGTGAGGTCGTAGGTGTAGTCCTCCATGAGCGAGGCGCCGCCGGGCAGCCCGGCACCCATGACCTTGGCGACGCGCACGAGCACGGCCGTCTTCCAGTCGCCCTCGGCGCCGAACCCGTAGCCCTGGGCCATGAGCCGCTGCACGGCCAGACCGGGGAGCTGGCGCAGGTCGCCCAGGTCCTCGAAGTTCGTCGTGAAGGCCTTCGCACCACGCTCGGTGAGGAAGCCCTCGAGCGCGATCTCCTGGCGCGCGGCGTAGCGCAGCGACTCGTGGCGGTCGCCGCCGCGGCGCAGCTCGGGCACCACGTCGTACAGGTCCTCGTACTCGGCCACGAGGGCGTCGACGCGCGCGTCGTCCACGGCCTCGACTGCCGCGACCAGGTCGTTGACGCCCCAGGTGTTGACCGAGACGCCCAGGCGGATCTCCGCCTCGGTCTTGTCGCCCTCGGTCACCGCGACGTTGCGCATGTTGTCGCCGAAGCGCACCAGGCGCAGGTCCTGCGCGGCGCACCAGCCGGCGGCGGCACGCACCCACGTCCCGATGCGCGCGGTGACGGCCGGGTTCGAGACGTGCCCCGACACCGTGGTGCGGGCCAGGCCGAGGCGCGTGGCGATGTACGCGTACTCGCGGTCGCCGTGCGCGGCCTGGTTGAGGTTCATGAAGTCGAAGTCGATGGTGTCCCACGGCAGCTCGACGTTGGCCTGCGTGTGCAGGTGCAGCAGCGGCTTGCGCAGCAGGTCCAGGCCCGTGATCCACATCTTGGCGGGGCTGAAGGTGTGCATCCACGTGATCACGCCGAGCACGCGGTCGTCGCTGTTCGCGTCGAGCATCGCGCGGCGGATCGCGTCGGAGTCCTTGAGGACGGGCTTCCAGACGACCTTCGCGGGCACGTCGCCCGACGCGTCGAGCGCGGCCGCGACCTCCTGCGACTGCGCGGCGACCTGGCGCAGCGTCTCCTCGCCGTAGAGGTCCTGCGAGCCGGTGAGGAACCAGATCTCCTGGTCGGGGTAGGCCTTGCTCATGGGGGTTCCTTCCCTGCTCAGCATCAGTGCTGGCCGTAGACGTTCTGGTAGCGGGCGTACAGCGAGTCGATGTCGGACTGCGCGATCGGCAGCGGCTCGCCGAGCTGCCGGCTGATGTGGACGGTGCGCGCGACCTCCTCGACCATCACCGCGGCCTTGACGGCGGCCGTGGCGTCCTTGCCGATGGTGAACGGGCCGTGGTTGCGCATGAGCACCGCGGGGCTGCGCGACCCGCGGAGCGTCTCGACGATGCCCCGCCCGATGGAGTCGTCACCGATGAGCGCGAACGGGCCGACCGGGATGTCGCCGCCGAACTCGTCGGCCATCATCGTCAGCGCGCACGGCACCGGCTCGGCGCGCGCCGCCCAGGCCGTCGCGTACGTCGAGTGCGTGTGCACGACGCCGCCCACGTGGGGCAGGTGCGTGTAGACGTACGCGTGCGCGGCGGTGTCCGACGACGGTGCACGGTCGCCGTCCACGAGGTTCGCCTGCAGGTCGCAGACGACCATCGTCTCGGGGGTCAGCTCGTCGTAGGTCACGCCCGACGGCTTGATGACGAGCAGGTCGCGCTCGCTCGGGCCCGCGGGGTCGACGACGACGCGCTGCGAGACGTTGCCCGCGGTCCACACGACCAGGCCCCAGCGCGGCAGCTCGGCGTGCAGCGCGCTGACCTTCTCGCGGGCGTCGGCGACGGCCGCGCGCACGTCGGCCGCGTAGGCGTCGAGGGTGGTGGACATCGGGGGCCTCCTGCGTCGGTGCCCGCGGTGGCGGGCGGGGTGGTCCGGCGCGGACGGCGCCGGGTGCGCGTCGAGCGCGGGGGTCAGAGCGCCTCGGTGGCGGCGCGCTCGACGGCCAGGCCGGCCTCGTAGCGCCCCAGCCACGCGGCGTACCCGGCGACGTCGGCCGGGTCGGGCTGCGCGACGTCGAGCTCGGCGTCGGCGAAGACCTGTTCCGTGAGGTACGTCCCGAGGTCGGTCGTCGCGCCGCTCGCGAGGTACCCCGCGAGCACCGCGATGCCCCAGGCGCCGCCCTCACCGGCGGTGCGGCCGACGGCCACGGGCGTGTCGACGGCGGCCGCGAGCAGCCGCTGCGCCACGCCCGCGGTACGGAACAGGCCGCCGTGCGCGAACATCGCGTCGACCTCGACGCCCTCGGCCGTGAGGATCCGCATGCCGAGGCTGAGGGCGCCGAAGGCCGCGTAGACCTGCGTGCGGACGAAGTTGCCGAGCGTCAGGCGGCTGTCCGGCGTGCGGACGACCAACGGGCGCCCCTCGTCGAGGCCCGTCACCGGCTCGCCGGAGAGGTTGTTGTACGCGAGCAGGCCGCCGCCGTCCGCCTCGCCCTCGAGGGCCTCGCGCAGCAGCACGCCGAAGACCTCGTCCGCGCCGGCGTCGGACCCGAGCGCGGTGGCGAAGCGACCGAACACGCCGGCCCACTCCCCCAGCTCGCTCGCGCCGTTGTTGCAGTGGACCATCGCGACCAGGTCACCGGCGGGCGTCGTCACGAGGTCGATCTCGTGGTGCACGGTGGCCAGCGGCTGCTCGAGCACGACCATCGCGAAGATGCTGGTGCCGACGCTGATGTTGGCCGTGCGCGGCGCGACGGACGCCGTCGCGACCATGCCCGTGCCCGCGTCACCCTCCGGGGGGCACAGCGGCGTGCCCGCGCGCAGCGCGCCGCTCGGGTCGAGCAGCGCCGCGCCCTCGGCGGTGAGCGTCCCCGCCTCCTGGCCCGCCACGAGCACGTCCGGCAGCAGGTCGGCGAGGTGCTCGACCGGCAGGCGGTCCGCGACGTGCGCGTCGAAGCGAGCGAGCAGGTCGGCGTCGTAGTCGCGCGTGGCGGGGTCGACCGGGAACATGCCGGACGCGTCGCCGACGCCGAGGACCCTGCGGCCCGTCAGGCGCCAGTGCACGTACCCGGCGAGCGTCGTGACGAAGCGGACGTCGGGGACGTGCGGCTCGGCGTCGAGGACCGCCTGGTACAGGTGCGCGACCGACCAGCGCAACGGCACGTTGTAGCCGAGCAGCTCGGTGAGCTCGGCCGCCGCAGGCCCGGTGGACGTGTTGCGCCAGGTGCGGAACGGCACGAGCAGCTCGTCGTCCGCGTCGAACGCGAGGTAGCCGTGCATCATCGCGGACACACCGATCGCGGCGAGCGACGTGGGGCGCACGCCGTGCCGCCGCTCGGCGTCGTCGAGCAGGTCGGCGACCGCGGCGCGCAGGCCCTCCCACACGGCGTCGAGCGAGTACGTCCACGTGCGGTCGACGTACTGGTTCTCCCACGCGTGGCCGCCGCTCGCGAGCGGCACGTGGTCCTCGCCCACGAGGACGGCCTTGATGCGGGTCGAGCCGAGCTCGATGCCGAGCGTGGCCCGGCCCTGCGCGATGCTCTCGCGCGCCGCGGCCCGGCGGGCGTCCTCGTCGTGCTGCTGCACCATCGCGTGCTGCTCCCTCTCCGGGCCCC contains these protein-coding regions:
- a CDS encoding PKD domain-containing protein, whose translation is MSWHRPSGRHRAWRRVRAAVVGPGLVVALLATTAPGATPDASPSAPPATPRAAEDQPLVGAFVPREPYATTAEAAAAYEEALGRRLDVQRVFLRWDDPLDAPAVAGAVARGRIPLVSVLPQHLDGRRLTWGQIAAGEVDEQIRTHAAQAAALGPVVYLTLHHEADIASPSYGTAAQFVAAWRHWVQVMRSEGVTNALWTWVTSPVAVSRPRSDPGGGGFYPGDDVVDRIGADVYNWAACRTSVPPEWRSLATATQGLREFAAVHGKPAVLPEWGSVEDAADPGRRARWLREAFAYLRSWPQLEAAVYFDTVGTCDWRLAPSPAATAAFREAARDVRARPSAWLSAPRAAVPSTSPVTFDLAASTGTGAAPGTGVAAWTLDHGDGTTSAGVGHPAEPVRHGYAPGTWTATLTVTDATGATAVDRATVRVAAAPRVVGTLAHGLTSTSVGLRAWVDTGGPVGGARFAWRSEAGTEGVHLVPLVARHGTQQVDAAVEGLRPGTRYTWDVTAVTEAETTRAGWFHTPGPPTVRPLPATSVTRTGARVELRVHPHGVGTVAWVEHGTTLPGARTATLDLGSATYERAAQVALTDLAPGTAYRFRVVAHSSLGQVEGPVQTFTTRP
- the araA gene encoding L-arabinose isomerase, encoding MSKAYPDQEIWFLTGSQDLYGEETLRQVAAQSQEVAAALDASGDVPAKVVWKPVLKDSDAIRRAMLDANSDDRVLGVITWMHTFSPAKMWITGLDLLRKPLLHLHTQANVELPWDTIDFDFMNLNQAAHGDREYAYIATRLGLARTTVSGHVSNPAVTARIGTWVRAAAGWCAAQDLRLVRFGDNMRNVAVTEGDKTEAEIRLGVSVNTWGVNDLVAAVEAVDDARVDALVAEYEDLYDVVPELRRGGDRHESLRYAARQEIALEGFLTERGAKAFTTNFEDLGDLRQLPGLAVQRLMAQGYGFGAEGDWKTAVLVRVAKVMGAGLPGGASLMEDYTYDLTPGAEKILGAHMLEICPTLTTSKPRVEIHPLGIGGKEDPVRMVFDTDAGPGVVVSLADMRERFRLTANVVDVVPPTADLPHLPVARAVWEPRPDFTTSSECWLTAGGAHHTVLTTAVGIEAWEIFAELARTELLVIDESTTRRGFADQVRWNQVYYRVAQGF
- a CDS encoding L-ribulose-5-phosphate 4-epimerase, translating into MSTTLDAYAADVRAAVADAREKVSALHAELPRWGLVVWTAGNVSQRVVVDPAGPSERDLLVIKPSGVTYDELTPETMVVCDLQANLVDGDRAPSSDTAAHAYVYTHLPHVGGVVHTHSTYATAWAARAEPVPCALTMMADEFGGDIPVGPFALIGDDSIGRGIVETLRGSRSPAVLMRNHGPFTIGKDATAAVKAAVMVEEVARTVHISRQLGEPLPIAQSDIDSLYARYQNVYGQH
- a CDS encoding xylulokinase encodes the protein MVQQHDEDARRAAARESIAQGRATLGIELGSTRIKAVLVGEDHVPLASGGHAWENQYVDRTWTYSLDAVWEGLRAAVADLLDDAERRHGVRPTSLAAIGVSAMMHGYLAFDADDELLVPFRTWRNTSTGPAAAELTELLGYNVPLRWSVAHLYQAVLDAEPHVPDVRFVTTLAGYVHWRLTGRRVLGVGDASGMFPVDPATRDYDADLLARFDAHVADRLPVEHLADLLPDVLVAGQEAGTLTAEGAALLDPSGALRAGTPLCPPEGDAGTGMVATASVAPRTANISVGTSIFAMVVLEQPLATVHHEIDLVTTPAGDLVAMVHCNNGASELGEWAGVFGRFATALGSDAGADEVFGVLLREALEGEADGGGLLAYNNLSGEPVTGLDEGRPLVVRTPDSRLTLGNFVRTQVYAAFGALSLGMRILTAEGVEVDAMFAHGGLFRTAGVAQRLLAAAVDTPVAVGRTAGEGGAWGIAVLAGYLASGATTDLGTYLTEQVFADAELDVAQPDPADVAGYAAWLGRYEAGLAVERAATEAL